Proteins co-encoded in one Deinococcus malanensis genomic window:
- a CDS encoding MOSC domain-containing protein, with amino-acid sequence MKSIHDLRSTFPRPGQLEWIGLRPARRAPVLSVPEAEVHPLVGLIGDHGKVAPGRLKALTGEAGEAVTPASQPAIPGGPGRRQVTLIQAEHLPVIAALAGLNEAAPELLRRNLVVSGLSLLALKDARFQIGEVILEGTGECHPCSRMEETLGEGGYNAVRGHGGLTARVIQGGVIRVGDEVRPL; translated from the coding sequence GTGAAGTCCATCCACGACCTTCGGAGCACCTTTCCCCGTCCAGGGCAGCTGGAGTGGATTGGATTGCGCCCTGCCCGCCGCGCCCCGGTACTCAGCGTGCCGGAGGCCGAGGTCCACCCGCTGGTCGGCCTGATCGGTGACCACGGCAAAGTCGCCCCGGGCCGTCTGAAAGCTTTGACCGGGGAAGCTGGAGAGGCCGTGACGCCAGCGTCACAGCCAGCTATACCGGGCGGCCCGGGGCGGCGGCAGGTCACATTAATTCAGGCCGAGCATCTGCCCGTCATCGCAGCACTGGCAGGACTGAACGAGGCTGCCCCCGAGCTGCTCCGGCGAAATCTCGTGGTCAGCGGCCTGAGCCTGCTGGCACTCAAGGACGCCCGTTTCCAGATTGGCGAGGTCATTCTGGAAGGCACCGGCGAATGTCATCCCTGCTCACGCATGGAAGAAACCCTGGGTGAGGGCGGGTACAACGCGGTCCGTGGGCACGGGGGCCTCACGGCACGCGTGATCCAGGGCGGCGTGATCCGTGTCGGGGACGAGGTGCGCCCGCTGTGA
- the tyrS gene encoding tyrosine--tRNA ligase produces the protein MNEIRSNVPVAEQIEILKRGVVDLVSEDDLRRKLEKGEPLRVKLGADPTRPDLHLGHAVILRKMRQFQDLGHKVIMLIGDFTAMIGDPSGKSKTRPPLTLEETRANAQSYLDQCRLILRQEPEVLELRFNSEWLEPLGYADIIRLTSRYTVARILERDDFTKRLNAGTPISMHELLYPLTQGYDSVALHADVELGGTDQLFNNLVGRALQRDYDQEPQVVITLPLLVGLDGTEKMSKSLDNYIGLTDEPHAMFAGLMKVPDPMLDNYFTLLTDLPRERIEELLAGHPVAAHRELAREVVAWLHPGADLDAAEERFRAVAKGGIPENIPQVAVPESDFDAEGRISLAKLVVLAGLEPSNGAARKLIQNRGLKLNGETCNDPQAVLTRDILSTQGGTVIQKGKDRFARLNLGS, from the coding sequence ATGAATGAAATCCGCAGCAACGTACCGGTGGCCGAGCAGATCGAAATCCTGAAGCGCGGTGTGGTGGACCTGGTGTCCGAAGACGATTTGCGCCGCAAGCTGGAGAAAGGCGAGCCCCTGAGGGTCAAGCTGGGCGCAGACCCGACCCGGCCGGACCTACACCTAGGGCACGCGGTGATTCTGCGCAAGATGCGGCAGTTTCAGGACCTGGGCCACAAGGTCATCATGCTGATCGGGGACTTCACGGCCATGATTGGTGACCCCAGCGGCAAGAGTAAGACCCGGCCACCGCTGACGCTGGAAGAGACCCGCGCCAATGCCCAGAGCTACCTTGACCAGTGCCGCCTGATCCTGCGGCAGGAACCCGAAGTCCTGGAGCTGCGCTTCAACAGCGAGTGGCTCGAACCGCTGGGGTACGCCGACATCATCCGCCTGACCAGCCGCTACACCGTGGCCCGCATCCTGGAACGCGACGACTTTACCAAACGACTGAACGCCGGAACGCCCATCTCCATGCATGAGCTGCTCTACCCGCTGACCCAGGGCTACGACTCGGTGGCGCTGCATGCTGACGTGGAACTTGGGGGAACCGACCAGCTGTTCAACAACCTGGTGGGCCGGGCCCTGCAGCGGGATTACGATCAGGAGCCGCAGGTGGTTATCACCCTGCCGCTGCTGGTGGGCCTGGACGGCACCGAGAAGATGTCCAAGAGCCTGGACAATTACATCGGACTGACTGACGAGCCGCACGCCATGTTCGCCGGACTGATGAAGGTGCCCGACCCCATGCTGGACAACTACTTCACCCTGCTGACTGACCTGCCACGGGAGCGCATTGAAGAACTGCTGGCTGGTCATCCGGTGGCTGCCCACCGCGAGCTGGCCCGAGAAGTGGTGGCGTGGCTGCACCCGGGAGCTGACCTGGACGCGGCCGAGGAGCGTTTCAGGGCCGTGGCGAAAGGTGGCATTCCGGAGAACATCCCACAGGTGGCCGTACCTGAGAGCGATTTCGACGCAGAAGGCCGCATCAGTCTGGCTAAACTGGTTGTTCTAGCCGGGCTGGAGCCCAGCAATGGAGCGGCGCGTAAGCTGATTCAGAACCGGGGGCTGAAGCTCAATGGAGAGACCTGTAACGATCCGCAGGCTGTTCTGACCCGCGATATCCTGTCCACACAGGGCGGTACGGTCATTCAGAAGGGCAAGGACCGGTTTGCAAGGCTGAACCTGGGATCTTGA
- the pyk gene encoding pyruvate kinase — protein MKHSDRSTKIVATIGPASRDPEVLSRMIDAGLNVVRMNFSHGDHEDHRQTVQMVRQLAARKGVTIGILQDLQGPKIRVGRFAQGAVTLSAGDKFVITMDDVDGDETRVSSTYKGLAEDVQPGMALLLDDGNMALQVDHVRGPDIHTTVVIGGVLKNNKGINVPDADLSVPAMSEKDVSDMEFGAQIGVDWVALSFVRSRDDLLLARHYLSRYGSRAKLMAKIEKPQAVERFADILKEVDGVMVARGDLGVEMRPEQVPTIQKHIIRMCREAGKPVITATQMLESMISLPRPTRAEASDVANAIYDGTDAVMLSAESAAGQYPVEAVAMMDRIAREAESSEHYLLLQRHLMVDTELAQDAIAHSACNIGENLEASVIVTFTSTGGAAARVAKNRPPLAILALTPNEQTRNQLALSWGVVPVLSEDPRDTDDMVRIANDELRKSGLADLGDRYVITAGVPFGVRGTTNMLRVERLRQG, from the coding sequence ATGAAACACTCTGACCGATCCACCAAGATCGTTGCCACCATCGGTCCGGCAAGCCGCGACCCCGAAGTTCTCAGCCGTATGATTGACGCCGGGCTCAATGTGGTCCGCATGAACTTCAGCCATGGTGACCACGAGGACCACCGCCAGACCGTCCAGATGGTCCGGCAGCTCGCCGCCCGCAAGGGTGTGACCATCGGCATCCTGCAGGACCTGCAGGGACCCAAGATCCGTGTGGGCCGCTTTGCTCAGGGCGCGGTGACGCTGAGTGCCGGAGACAAGTTCGTAATTACCATGGACGATGTCGACGGCGACGAGACGCGTGTCAGCAGCACCTACAAGGGCCTGGCTGAAGATGTCCAGCCCGGAATGGCCCTGCTGCTCGACGACGGTAACATGGCGTTGCAAGTCGATCACGTGCGCGGACCGGACATTCATACCACCGTCGTGATTGGTGGGGTCCTGAAGAACAACAAGGGTATCAACGTGCCGGACGCTGACCTGAGCGTGCCGGCCATGTCGGAAAAGGATGTGTCGGACATGGAGTTCGGCGCACAGATCGGCGTGGACTGGGTGGCGCTGAGCTTCGTGCGCTCACGCGATGATCTGCTGCTGGCGCGGCATTACCTCTCCCGTTACGGCAGCCGTGCCAAGCTGATGGCCAAGATCGAAAAACCACAGGCCGTCGAGCGCTTTGCCGACATCCTCAAGGAGGTCGATGGCGTCATGGTGGCGCGTGGCGACCTGGGTGTCGAGATGCGCCCCGAGCAGGTGCCAACCATCCAGAAACACATCATCCGGATGTGCCGTGAGGCCGGCAAGCCGGTGATTACGGCAACCCAGATGCTCGAAAGCATGATCAGCCTGCCCCGTCCCACCCGCGCCGAGGCTTCAGACGTGGCCAACGCGATCTACGACGGCACCGACGCAGTGATGCTCTCGGCTGAAAGTGCTGCCGGTCAGTACCCGGTCGAGGCCGTGGCCATGATGGACCGGATTGCCCGCGAGGCCGAGTCCAGCGAGCATTACCTGCTGCTGCAGCGTCACCTCATGGTGGACACCGAACTGGCGCAGGACGCGATTGCCCACTCCGCTTGCAACATCGGTGAAAACCTGGAGGCCTCCGTTATCGTGACGTTCACCAGCACGGGCGGCGCTGCGGCGCGGGTGGCCAAGAACCGCCCGCCACTGGCGATCCTGGCCCTGACGCCCAACGAGCAGACCCGCAACCAGCTGGCCCTGTCATGGGGCGTGGTGCCGGTCCTTAGTGAAGATCCCCGCGACACGGATGACATGGTCCGCATCGCCAACGACGAGCTGCGCAAGAGTGGACTGGCAGATCTCGGAGACCGCTATGTGATTACGGCGGGCGTGCCTTTCGGGGTGAGGGGCACCACCAATATGCTGCGTGTGGAACGCCTGCGCCAGGGCTGA
- a CDS encoding tRNA (adenine(22)-N(1))-methyltransferase TrmK translates to MNPVLDARLEAVLELVQAQVHADIGSDHAHLPIRILRAGRASRCIAVELNPGPLAHSRRSAVRSGLGERLEVREGNGFDPLHAGEVDSASMTGMGTGTIVGVLQRAGDKLPAALVLQPNDSPRSIRQWACASGYHLMAERLMPGYWAYPVLRLERALGNDPAYVGVPLRAALRYGPHLLREQSPLLRQHIQEDLLRLTPLAAPGRNAYGELATAQEALAWLDDRRAEQNRQ, encoded by the coding sequence GTGAATCCGGTGCTCGACGCCCGTCTGGAGGCGGTTCTGGAACTGGTTCAGGCACAGGTTCATGCGGACATTGGCTCCGACCATGCCCACCTGCCGATCCGGATCCTGCGCGCCGGACGGGCCAGCCGCTGTATCGCGGTAGAACTCAATCCTGGTCCTCTGGCCCATTCGCGGCGAAGCGCGGTCCGGTCCGGACTTGGGGAACGTCTGGAAGTCCGTGAGGGCAACGGCTTCGATCCGCTGCATGCTGGCGAAGTGGACAGTGCCAGCATGACCGGCATGGGTACCGGGACCATCGTGGGCGTCTTGCAGCGTGCAGGCGACAAGCTTCCAGCGGCCCTGGTGCTGCAGCCCAACGATTCGCCGCGCAGTATCCGGCAGTGGGCTTGCGCCAGCGGCTATCACCTCATGGCGGAGCGCCTGATGCCCGGCTACTGGGCTTACCCGGTGCTGCGGCTGGAGCGGGCCCTGGGCAATGATCCAGCCTATGTCGGCGTGCCGCTCAGGGCGGCCCTGCGCTATGGTCCCCACCTGTTGCGCGAACAGAGTCCGCTGCTGCGGCAACATATCCAGGAGGACCTTCTGAGGCTCACGCCGCTCGCCGCGCCAGGGCGCAACGCTTATGGTGAACTGGCGACCGCCCAGGAAGCGCTGGCCTGGCTGGATGACAGGCGCGCCGAGCAGAACAGGCAATAA
- the eno gene encoding phosphopyruvate hydratase: protein MNIEKVIAREVLDSRGNPTVEAEVHLDSGYVGRAIVPSGASTGTHEALELRDGGSRYMGKGVQQAVRNVEEALGPAIVGLDASEQVAIDAALMAVDGTPNKGKMGGNAILAVSLATSRAAAEELGVPLYRYLGGSNAKTLPVPMMNLINGGAHADNSVDFQEFMVMPVGAPTFREALRYGAETFHTLKKVLSSRGYNTNVGDEGGFAPDLKSNEEALQVLLEAIEKAGYEPGRDIAIALDPAVTELYKDGQYHLESEGRTLSTAEMVDFWADWAARYPIVSIEDGLAEDDWDGWQALTTKIGDRVQLVGDDLFVTNPERLQRGIDTGVGNAILVKVNQIGSLTESMDAIELAKRHHYGTIISHRSGESEDAFIADLAVATNAGQIKTGSASRSDRIAKYNQLLRIEHALGDRAVYLGRKALR, encoded by the coding sequence ATGAACATCGAGAAAGTTATTGCCCGCGAAGTGCTTGATTCCCGTGGGAATCCCACCGTGGAAGCTGAAGTGCACCTTGACAGCGGGTATGTCGGCCGCGCCATCGTCCCCAGCGGGGCAAGCACCGGTACCCACGAGGCCCTGGAACTGCGTGACGGGGGCAGCCGCTATATGGGCAAAGGCGTGCAACAGGCAGTGCGCAACGTCGAGGAGGCCCTGGGGCCAGCCATCGTGGGCCTGGATGCCAGTGAGCAGGTGGCCATCGACGCGGCACTAATGGCCGTGGACGGCACCCCCAACAAGGGCAAGATGGGCGGCAACGCGATCCTGGCTGTCAGCCTGGCGACCTCACGTGCGGCGGCTGAGGAGCTTGGGGTGCCGCTGTACCGCTACCTGGGCGGCAGCAATGCGAAGACCCTGCCGGTCCCTATGATGAATCTCATCAACGGGGGTGCCCACGCGGACAACAGTGTGGACTTCCAGGAGTTCATGGTGATGCCGGTCGGCGCGCCGACCTTCCGTGAAGCCCTGCGCTACGGTGCCGAGACGTTCCACACCCTCAAGAAGGTGCTGTCCAGCCGCGGATACAACACCAATGTCGGGGATGAGGGCGGTTTTGCGCCGGACCTCAAAAGCAACGAGGAAGCGCTGCAGGTACTGCTCGAAGCCATCGAAAAAGCCGGATATGAGCCGGGCAGGGACATCGCCATTGCGCTTGACCCGGCTGTGACCGAACTGTATAAGGACGGCCAGTACCACCTGGAGAGCGAGGGCCGCACGCTTTCGACCGCCGAGATGGTGGATTTCTGGGCCGACTGGGCCGCCCGTTATCCCATCGTCAGCATCGAGGACGGTCTGGCGGAGGACGACTGGGACGGCTGGCAGGCGCTGACCACCAAGATCGGCGACCGCGTTCAGCTGGTCGGCGACGACCTGTTCGTGACCAACCCCGAGCGGCTGCAGCGTGGCATCGACACCGGAGTCGGCAACGCGATCCTGGTCAAGGTCAACCAGATCGGCTCGCTGACCGAGAGCATGGACGCCATCGAACTGGCCAAACGCCACCACTACGGCACCATCATCAGCCACCGCAGCGGCGAGTCCGAAGACGCCTTTATCGCGGACCTCGCGGTGGCCACCAATGCCGGGCAGATCAAGACGGGCTCGGCCAGCCGCAGTGACCGTATCGCCAAGTACAACCAGCTGCTGCGCATCGAGCACGCACTGGGTGACCGCGCCGTGTATCTGGGCCGCAAGGCCCTGCGCTAG